A stretch of the Mycobacterium shigaense genome encodes the following:
- the sppA gene encoding signal peptide peptidase SppA → MFAFLSSVPGLDEVRALAGRVDTARHRGVPNGCVLELSLRSVPSETTGLDPIAIITGSGRGLSLRDAVAAIHRAADDPRVAGLIARVQLNASPAATVQEIREAIAAFTAVKPSLAWAETYPGTLSYYLASAFGEVWMQPSGTVGLIGFASNATFLRDALDKAGIEAEFVAKGEYKSAANLFTEVGFTDSHREAVTRMLESLQGQVWQAIASSRNIDPDGLDALADRAPLLRDDAVASGLVDRIGFRDEAHARIAELIGVQPDSSEPSDEGKPPRLSLVRYAGASRPWVVPPMPTVPGRKPKPTLAVVTLEGPIVNGRGGRQFLPIGISSAGGDTIAAALREAAADDAVSAIVLRVESPGGSVTASETIWREVTRARDRGKPVVVSMGSVAASGGYYVAMNADAIVANPATITGSIGVITGKLVVRDLKERLGVASDAVRTNANADAWSMDTPFTPEQRAHCEAETDLFYADFVERVAQGRNLTTEAVEAVARGRIWTGADALERGLVDELGGLRAAVRRAKVLAGLDEDADVRIVSFPGSSLLDIVRPRPSSQPAASLPDALGALLGRSITGILDGVEQTLSGATALWLGDPRL, encoded by the coding sequence ATGTTCGCCTTTCTATCTTCTGTCCCCGGTCTCGACGAAGTGCGCGCCCTGGCCGGCCGGGTCGATACCGCCCGCCACCGCGGTGTGCCCAATGGGTGTGTGCTCGAATTGAGCCTGCGCTCGGTCCCGTCGGAGACGACAGGACTGGACCCGATCGCGATCATCACCGGCAGCGGTCGGGGGTTGAGCCTGCGCGACGCCGTCGCCGCGATCCACCGCGCGGCCGACGACCCGCGGGTGGCCGGGCTGATCGCCCGCGTTCAGCTCAACGCGTCACCGGCGGCCACCGTCCAGGAAATACGCGAGGCGATCGCGGCTTTCACAGCGGTCAAGCCGTCGCTGGCCTGGGCGGAAACCTATCCGGGCACCCTGTCCTACTATCTGGCGTCGGCGTTCGGCGAGGTGTGGATGCAACCGTCGGGGACCGTGGGGCTGATCGGATTCGCCAGTAACGCCACCTTCCTGCGCGACGCGCTGGACAAGGCGGGCATCGAAGCCGAGTTCGTCGCGAAGGGCGAATACAAGTCGGCGGCAAACCTTTTCACCGAGGTCGGGTTCACCGACAGCCATCGCGAGGCCGTGACCCGGATGCTGGAAAGCCTGCAGGGCCAGGTGTGGCAGGCGATCGCCTCCTCGCGCAACATCGATCCGGACGGGTTAGACGCGCTGGCCGACCGGGCGCCGCTGCTGCGCGACGACGCCGTTGCGTCCGGCCTGGTCGACCGGATCGGTTTCCGCGACGAGGCGCATGCCAGGATCGCGGAACTCATTGGCGTGCAACCAGATTCATCGGAGCCCAGCGACGAGGGCAAACCGCCGCGACTCAGTCTGGTCCGCTACGCTGGCGCGTCGCGGCCGTGGGTCGTTCCGCCGATGCCGACGGTTCCCGGTCGCAAACCCAAGCCCACGTTGGCGGTCGTCACCCTCGAGGGCCCCATCGTCAACGGGCGCGGTGGACGTCAGTTCCTGCCGATCGGAATTTCGTCGGCCGGCGGCGACACGATCGCGGCGGCGTTACGGGAGGCGGCCGCCGACGATGCGGTGTCGGCGATCGTGCTGCGGGTGGAGAGTCCCGGCGGCTCGGTCACCGCGTCGGAGACCATTTGGCGCGAGGTGACCCGGGCCCGCGACCGCGGCAAGCCGGTGGTGGTGTCGATGGGTTCCGTCGCCGCCTCGGGTGGCTACTACGTCGCGATGAATGCCGACGCGATCGTGGCCAATCCGGCGACGATCACCGGCTCGATCGGTGTCATCACCGGAAAGCTGGTCGTCCGGGATCTGAAGGAACGTCTGGGTGTCGCCTCTGACGCCGTGCGCACCAACGCCAATGCCGACGCCTGGTCCATGGACACACCGTTTACCCCGGAGCAACGCGCGCATTGCGAGGCCGAGACGGACTTGTTCTACGCCGACTTTGTCGAGCGCGTCGCGCAGGGCCGTAACCTGACCACCGAGGCCGTGGAAGCCGTTGCCCGCGGCCGGATCTGGACCGGCGCCGATGCGCTGGAACGCGGCCTGGTCGACGAACTCGGCGGCCTGCGTGCCGCGGTGCGCAGGGCCAAAGTGCTGGCCGGGCTGGACGAGGATGCCGACGTGCGCATCGTCAGCTTCCCGGGCTCATCGCTGCTGGACATCGTGCGGCCCCGGCCGTCGTCGCAACCGGCCGCGTCGTTACCCGACGCCCTGGGCGCGCTGCTCGGCCGCTCGATCACCGGGATCCTGGACGGCGTCGAGCAGACGCTGAGCGGCGCCACCGCGCTGTGGCTGGGCGACCCGCGGCTCTAA
- a CDS encoding class I SAM-dependent methyltransferase, with protein MPRAHDDNWDLASSVGATATMVAAGRAVATRDPRGLINDPFAEPLVRAVGVDVFIKMIDGVLDLDEIENATPSRLQALTDGMAVRTKYFDDYLLNATGNGVRQVVILASGLDSRAYRLPWPAGTVVYEIDQPQVIEFKSGTLAGIGAEPTATRRTIPIDLRADWPTALREAGLDTTAPTAWLAEGLLIYLPSEAQDRLFDSITALSAPGSTIATEFVPGIIDFDADRVREMSSLFRDHGADIDLASLVYPGERNHVIDYLRTKGWDAEDVTRTELFGRAGIAMPAPERDDPLGEIIFISAGLG; from the coding sequence GTGCCACGCGCTCACGACGACAACTGGGATCTGGCGTCCAGCGTGGGCGCCACCGCCACCATGGTCGCTGCCGGCCGCGCCGTGGCGACCAGGGATCCCCGCGGCCTGATCAACGATCCGTTCGCCGAACCGCTGGTGCGCGCGGTCGGCGTGGACGTCTTTATCAAGATGATCGACGGCGTTCTCGATCTCGACGAGATCGAGAACGCCACCCCGTCGCGCCTGCAAGCGCTGACCGACGGAATGGCGGTGCGCACGAAGTACTTCGATGACTACCTCCTCAACGCGACCGGCAATGGAGTCCGTCAGGTCGTCATTCTCGCGTCGGGATTGGACTCGCGGGCCTACCGGTTGCCATGGCCCGCCGGCACGGTCGTCTACGAGATCGACCAACCGCAGGTGATCGAATTCAAGTCCGGCACCCTGGCGGGTATCGGCGCCGAGCCCACGGCGACGCGGCGCACCATTCCGATCGATCTGCGCGCAGACTGGCCGACGGCGCTGCGCGAGGCCGGGCTGGATACGACCGCGCCCACGGCCTGGTTGGCCGAAGGCCTGCTGATCTACCTGCCGTCCGAGGCCCAGGACCGACTGTTCGACAGCATCACCGCGCTGTCCGCCCCGGGTAGCACCATCGCGACCGAATTCGTGCCCGGCATCATCGATTTCGACGCCGACCGGGTGCGGGAGATGTCAAGCCTCTTCCGCGACCACGGCGCGGACATCGACTTGGCGTCGCTCGTATACCCGGGCGAGCGCAACCACGTCATCGATTACCTGCGGACCAAAGGGTGGGACGCCGAGGACGTCACCCGCACGGAGTTGTTCGGCCGCGCCGGCATCGCCATGCCCGCACCGGAACGCGACGACCCGTTGGGCGAGATCATCTTCATCAGCGCAGGGCTCGGTTAG